A region of Macaca thibetana thibetana isolate TM-01 chromosome 20, ASM2454274v1, whole genome shotgun sequence DNA encodes the following proteins:
- the ZNF646 gene encoding zinc finger protein 646 isoform X1: MEDAPPSLSCSDCQRHFPSLPELSRHRELLHPSSNKDSEEADSIPRPYRCQQCGRGYRHPGSLVNHRRTHETGLFPCTTCGKDFSNPMALKSHMRTHAPEGRRRHRPPRPKEATPRLQGETVSTDSWGQRLSSGEGWENQTKHTEETPDCESVPDSRAASGTWEDLPTRQREGLASQPGSEDAADGWGPSTNSARAPPLPTPASSLLSNLEQYLAESVVNFTAGQEPTQSPPAEEERRYKCSQCGKTYKHAGSLTNHRQSHTLGIYPCAICFKEFSNLMALKNHSRLHAQYRPYHCPHCPRAFRLPRELLEHQQSHEGERQEPPWEEKGMPTTNGHTDESSRDQLPSAQMLNGCAELSTSGELEDSGLEEYRPFRCGDCGRTYRHAGSLINHRKSHQTGVYPCSLCSKQLFNAAALKNHVRAHHRPRQGAGENGQPSVPPARLLLTETTHKEEEDPTTTLDHRPYKCSECGRAYRHRGSLVNHRHSHRTGEYQCSLCPRKYPNLMALRNHVRVHCKAARRSADIGAEGAPSHLKVELPPDPVEAEAAPHTDQDHVCKHEEEATDITPAADRTAAHTCSICGLLFEDPESLERHGLTHGAGEKENSRTETTVSPPRAFACRDCGKSYRHSGSLINHRQTHQTGDFSCGACAKHFHTMAAMKNHLRRHSRRRSRRHRKRAGGASGGGEAKLLAAGSWTRELEDNEGLDSPQDPSGESPHGAEGNLESDGGCLQAESEGDKCGLERDETHFQGDKESGGTGEGLERKDASLLDNLDIPGGEEGGGTRFCDGLTGVDEDQKPATGQPNSSSHSANTVTGWQAGATHTCSDCGHSFPHATGLLSHRPCHPPGIYQCSLCPKEFDSLPALRSHFQNHRPGEATSAQPFLCCLCGMIFPGRAGYRLHRRQAHSSSGMTEGEEEEGEEEGAAEAAPARSPPLQLSEAELLNQLQREVEALDSAGYGHICGCCGQTYDDLGSLERHHQSQSSGTAADKAPSPLGVAGDATEMVVGSVLEDIVTSVSGEGGDAKSQEGAGTPLGDGLCMQGGESLLEAQPRPFRCNQCGKTYRHGGSLVNHRKIHQTGDFLCPVCSRCYPNLAAYRNHLRNHPRCKGSEPQVGPIPEAGGSSELQVGSTPEGGSSKPQHMAEEGLGQAEVEKLQEKLKVEPLEEVAGVKEEVWEETTVKGEEIEPRLETAEKGCQTEASSERPFSCEVCGRSYKHAGSLINHRQSHQTGHFGCQACSKGFSNLMSLKNHRRIHADPRRFRCSECGKAFRLRKQLASHQRVHMERRGGGGTRKPTREDRPFRCGQCGRTYRHAGSLLNHRRSHETGQYSCPTCPKTYSNRMALKDHQRLHSENRRRRAGRSRRSAVRCALCGRGFPGRGSLERHLREHEEETEREPANGQGGLDGTASEANLAGSQGLEAQLGGAEPVPQLEDGVQRPGERSQSPIRAASSEAPEPLSWDAGKAGGWPVGGGLGNHSGGWVPQFLTRSEEPEDSVHRSPCHAGDCQLNGPTLSHMDSWDNRDNSSQLQPGSHSSSCSQCGKTYCQSGSLLNHNTHKTDRHYCLLCSKEFLNPVATKSHNHIDAHTFTCPDCGKAFESHQELASHLQAHALGHSQVPAQMEEARDPKARTGEDEVVLPGQGKAREAPSETPGSPGESVERARGGQVVTFMAAEDKERPFRCAQCGRSYRHAGSLLNHQKAHTTGLYPCSLCPKLLPNLLSLKNHSRIHTDPKRHCCSICGKAFRTAARLEGHGRVHAPREGPFTCPHCPRHFRRRISFVQHQQQHQEEWTVANSGAPVAPATGRGDLSLPPPPTPTTPLLDPSPQWPADLSFSL; the protein is encoded by the exons ATGGAGGACGCACCCCCCTCACTCAGCTGTTCTGACTGTCAGCGCCACTTTCCCAGCCTCCCAGAGCTGTCTCGGCACCGAGAACTGCTCCATCCATCTTCCAACAAGGACAGTGAGGAGGCTGACAGCATCCCTCGGCCCTACCGTTGTCAGCAGTGTGGGCGGGGCTACCGTCACCCCGGGAGCCTGGTCAACCATCGTCGGACCCACGAGACTGGCCTTTTCCCCTGTACCACCTGTGGAAAGGACTTCTCCAATCCCATGGCTCTCAAGAGCCACATGAGGACTCATGCTCCTGAGGGCCGCCGCAGGCACAGGCCCCCACGCCCCAAGGAAGCCACTCCACGCCTCCAGGGTGAGACGGTGTCCACTGACTCCTGGGGCCAAAGGCTTAGCTCTGGTGAAGGCTGGGAAAACCAGACAAAACATACGGAAGAGACACCTGACTGTGAATCTGTACCGGACTCCAGGGCAGCTTCGGGTACGTGGGAAGATCTGCCCACCAGACAAAGAGAAGGCTTGGCAAGCCAGCCAGGTTCTGAGGATGCTGCAGACGGCTGGGGACCCTCCACCAACTCTGCCAGagcccctcctctccccaccccagccagcagccttCTTAGCAACTTGGAACAGTATCTGGCTGAATCAGTAGTGAACTTCACAGCGGGCCAGGAGCCCACCCAGTCCCCTCCTGCCGAGGAGGAGCGGCGGTACAAATGTAGTCAGTGTGGCAAGACCTACAAGCACGCCGGGAGCCTCACTAACCACCGCCAGAGCCACACGCTGGGCATCTACCCCTGTGCCATCTGCTTCAAGGAGTTCTCTAACCTCATGGCTCTGAAGAACCACTCTCGACTGCATGCCCAGTATCGGCCTTACCACTGTCCCCACTGCCCCCGTGCCTTCCGGCTCCCCCGGGAGCTGCTGGAACACCAGCAGTCCCATGAGGGTGAAAGGCAGGAGCCACCCTGGGAGGAGAAAGGGATGCCCACCACCAATGGGCACACAGACGAGAGCAGCCGGGACCAGCTCCCCAGTGCACAGATGCTGAATGGCTGTGCAGAGCTTAGCACCTCTGGGgagctggaggacagtggcctggAGGAATACCGGCCTTTCCGCTGTGGGGACTGTGGCCGTACTTACCGCCATGCCGGGAGCCTCATCAACCATCGAAAGAGCCACCAGACAGGTGTCTACCCCTGCTCGCTCTGTTCTAAGCAGCTGTTCAATGCGGCTGCTCTCAAAAACCATGTGCGGGCTCATCACAGGCCCAGGCAAGGAGCTGGGGAAAATGGGCAGCCATCAGTGCCACCAGCTCGCCTGCTGCTGACTGAGACCACCCACAAAGAGGAAGAGgaccccaccaccaccctggACCATCGGCCCTATAAGTGCAGTGAGTGTGGTCGTGCTTACCGCCACCGGGGGAGCCTGGTGAACCATCGCCACAGCCATCGGACTGGAGAGTACCAGTGCTCACTGTGTCCCCGCAAGTACCCCAATCTCATGGCCCTGCGCAACCATGTGCGGGTACATTGCAAGGCTGCTCGCCGAAGTGCAGACATCGGGGCCGAGGGTGCCCCCAGCCACCTCAAGGTAGAACTCCCGCCTGACCCAGTAGAGGCAGAGGCAGCCCCGCACACAGATCAGGACCACGTGTGCAAACATGAAGAAGAGGCCACAGACATCACGCCAGCAGCAGACAGGACAGCAGCACATACCTGTAGCATCTGTGGGCTGCTCTTTGAAGACCCTGAGAGCCTTGAACGTCATGGCCTGACTCATGGGGCAGGGGAAAAGGAAAATAGCAGGACAGAGACCACAGTGTCACCTCCTCGGGCCTTCGCCTGCCGAGACTGTGGAAAGAGCTATCGCCACTCCGGCAGCCTTATCAACCACAGGCAGACCCACCAGACAGGAGACTTCAGTTGTGGGGCCTGTGCCAAGCACTTCCACACCATGGCTGCCATGAAGAACCACTTGCGCCGGCACAGTCGGCGGCGGAGCAGGCGGCATCGGAAGCGGGCTGGTGGTGCCAGTGGTGGGGGAGAAGCCAAACTCCTGGCAGCAGGGAGCTGGACCCGGGAGCTAGAAGACAATGAAGGCCTGGACTCTCCCCAAGACCCTTCAGGGGAAAGTCCTCATGGGGCGGAAGGCAACCTGGAAAGTGATGGGGGCTGTTTGCAGGCTGAATCTGAAGGGGACAAATGTGGGCTTGAGAGGGATGAGACCCATTTCCAGGGTGATAAAGAGAGTGGAGGCACTGGGGAAGGACTGGAAAGGAAGGATGCCAGTTTACTTGACAATTTGGACATCCCAGGAGGTGAGGAAGGTGGTGGGACCCGCTTCTGCGATGGCCTCACTGGCGTGGATGAAGACCAGAAGCCAGCCACTGGCCAACCCAACTCCTCTTCCCACTCTGCCAACACTGTCACTGGCTGGCAGGCTGGGGCCACTCACACATGCTCTGACTGTGGGCATTCTTTCCCCCATGCCACTGGCCTGCTGAGCCACAGGCCCTGCCACCCACCAGGCATCTATCAGTGCTCCCTCTGCCCGAAGGAGTTTGACTCTCTGCCTGCCCTCCGCAGCCACTTCCAGAACCATAGGCCCGGGGAGGCGACCTCAGCACAGCCTTTCCTCTGCTGCCTCTGCGGCATGATCTTCCCCGGGCGGGCTGGCTACAGGCTTCACCGGCGCCAGGCCCACAGCTCCTCTGGCATGActgagggggaagaggaggagggagaagaggaaggagcgGCAGAGGCAGCCCCTGCACGCAGCCCGCCACTGCAGCTCTCGGAAGCAGAGCTGCTGAATCAGCTGCAGCGGGAGGTGGAAGCACTGGACAGTGCAGGGTATGGGCACATCTGTGGCTGCTGCGGGCAGACCTACGATGACCTGGGGAGCCTGGAGCGCCACCACCAAAGTCAAAGTTCTGGGACTGCTGCAGACAAGGCTCCCAGCCCCTTGGGAGTGGCAGGTGATGCCACGGAGATGGTTGTGGGCAGTGTCTTGGAGGACATAGTGACTTCTGTCTCTGGAGAGGGTGGAGATGCCAAGTCTCAAGAGGGAGCAGGCACCCCCTTGGGAGACGGCCTCTGCATGCAGGGAGGGGAAAGTTTGCTGGAGGCTCAGCCCCGCCCCTTCCGCTGCAACCAGTGTGGCAAGACCTATCGCCATGGGGGCAGCCTGGTGAACCACCGAAAGATCCACCAGACTGGAGACTTTCTCTGCCCTGTCTGCTCCCGCTGCTACCCCAACCTGGCTGCCTACCGTAATCATCTGCGGAACCACCCTCGCTGCAAAGGCTCTGAGCCCCAGGTTGGGCCCATCCCAGAGGcaggaggtagcagtgagctgcaGGTTGGGTCCACCCCAGAAGGAGGCAGCAGCAAGCCCCAGCACATGGCAGAGGAGGGACTGGGGCAGGCAGAAGTCGAGAAGCTCCAGGAAAAACTTAAAGTGGAGCCCCTGGAGGAAGTGGCCGGGGTGAAAGAAGAGGTGTGGGAGGAGACCACTGTGAAAGGGGAGGAGAtagagcccaggctggagactgCCGAGAAGGGCTGCCAGACTGAAGCCAGCTCTGAGCGGCCCTTCAGCTGTGAGGTGTGTGGCCGATCCTACAAGCATGCCGGCAGCCTCATCAACCACCGGCAGAGCCACCAGACCGGCCACTTCGGCTGTCAGGCCTGCTCCAAGGGCTTCTCAAACCTCATGTCCCTCAAGAACCACCGGCGCATCCATGCAGATCCCCGACGTTTCCGCTGCAGTGAGTGTGGGAAGGCCTTCCGCCTGCGGAAACAGCTGGCCAGCCACCAGCGGGTCCACATGGAGCGACGTGGGGGTGGGGGCACCCGAAAGCCGACTCGGGAAGATCGGCCCTTCCGCTGTGGGCAGTGCGGGCGGACCTATCGCCATGCTGGCAGCCTCCTGAACCACCGGCGCAGCCACGAGACGGGCCAGTACAGCTGCCCCACCTGCCCCAAGACCTACTCCAACCGCATGGCCCTGAAGGACCACCAGAGGCTACACTCGGAGAATCGGCGGCGGCGGGCTGGACGGTCCAGGCGCTCAGCTGTGCGTTGCGCCCTCTGTGGCCGCGGCTTCCCTGGCCGGGGATCTCTGGAACGGCACCTGCGGGAGCATGAGGAGGAGACAGAAAGGGAGCCAGCCAATGGCCAGGGAGGCCTGGATGGCACAGCCAGTGAGGCGAACCTGGCTGGTAGCCAGGGACTAGAGGCCCAATTGGGTGGTGCTGAGCCAGTACCCCAGCTGGAGGATGGAGTCCAGAGACCAGGGGAGCGCAGTCAGAGCCCCATCAGGGCAGCAAGCTCAGAAGCCCCAGAGCCACTGTCCTGGGATGCAGGGAAGGCAGGTGGGTGGCCAGTAGGTGGGGGACTGGGAAATCACAGTGGAGGCTGGGTTCCTCAGTTCCTGACCAGGTCAGAGGAGCCAGAGGACAGTGTCCACAGGAGTCCTTGCCATGCTGGTGACTGCCAGCTCAATGGACCTACTCTGAGTCACATggatagctgggacaacagagaCAATAGCTCTCAGCTGCAGCCAGGGAGCCACTCCTCCTCTTGCAGCCAGTGCGGCAAGACTTACTGCCAATCGGGCAGCCTCTTGAACCACAACACCCACAAGACAGACCGACACTATTGCCTGCTCTGCTCCAAGGAGTTCTTGAATCCTGTGGCCACAAAGAGCCACAACCACATAGATGCCCACACCTTTACCTGTCCTGACTGTGGCAAGGCCTTTGAGTCCCACCAGGAACTGGCCAGCCACCTGCAGGCTCATGCCCTGGGCCACAGCCAGGTGCCAGCCCAGATGGAGGAGGCCAGAGATCCCAAAGCCAGAactggggaggatgaggtggtTCTCCCTGGTCAAGGGAAAGCCCGGGAGGCCCCATCAGAAACCCCGGGAAGCCCAGGAGAGAGTGTGGAGAGAGCCAGGGGAGGACAAGTGGTGACGTTCATGGCAGCTGAGGACAAGGAGCGGCCCTTCCGCTGCGCCCAGTGCGGGCGCTCCTACCGCCACGCCGGCAGCCTACTGAACCACCAGAAGGCCCACACCACAGGGTTGTACCCCTGCTCCCTCTGTCCCAAACTTCTCCCTAACCTGCTGTCTCTTAAGAACCACAGCAGGATCCACACGGACCCCAAGCGCCACTGCTGCAGCATCTGTGGCAAGGCCTTCCGAACAGCTGCCCGGCTGGAGGGTCACGGGCGGGTCCACGCACCCCGGGAGGGGCCTTTCACCTGTCCCCATTGTCCCCGCCACTTCCGCCGCCGAATCAGCTTTGTGCAGCACCAGCAGCAGCACCAGGAGGAGTGGACAGTGGCCAACTCTG gaGCCCCAGTGGCACCAGCGACGGGCAGAGGGGACTTGTCATtgccccctccacccacccccacgACCCCACTCCTGGATCCTTCACCCCAGTGGCCTGCAGACCTCAGCTTCTCCCTCTGA
- the ZNF646 gene encoding zinc finger protein 646 isoform X2 has protein sequence MEDAPPSLSCSDCQRHFPSLPELSRHRELLHPSSNKDSEEADSIPRPYRCQQCGRGYRHPGSLVNHRRTHETGLFPCTTCGKDFSNPMALKSHMRTHAPEGRRRHRPPRPKEATPRLQGETVSTDSWGQRLSSGEGWENQTKHTEETPDCESVPDSRAASGTWEDLPTRQREGLASQPGSEDAADGWGPSTNSARAPPLPTPASSLLSNLEQYLAESVVNFTAGQEPTQSPPAEEERRYKCSQCGKTYKHAGSLTNHRQSHTLGIYPCAICFKEFSNLMALKNHSRLHAQYRPYHCPHCPRAFRLPRELLEHQQSHEGERQEPPWEEKGMPTTNGHTDESSRDQLPSAQMLNGCAELSTSGELEDSGLEEYRPFRCGDCGRTYRHAGSLINHRKSHQTGVYPCSLCSKQLFNAAALKNHVRAHHRPRQGAGENGQPSVPPARLLLTETTHKEEEDPTTTLDHRPYKCSECGRAYRHRGSLVNHRHSHRTGEYQCSLCPRKYPNLMALRNHVRVHCKAARRSADIGAEGAPSHLKVELPPDPVEAEAAPHTDQDHVCKHEEEATDITPAADRTAAHTCSICGLLFEDPESLERHGLTHGAGEKENSRTETTVSPPRAFACRDCGKSYRHSGSLINHRQTHQTGDFSCGACAKHFHTMAAMKNHLRRHSRRRSRRHRKRAGGASGGGEAKLLAAGSWTRELEDNEGLDSPQDPSGESPHGAEGNLESDGGCLQAESEGDKCGLERDETHFQGDKESGGTGEGLERKDASLLDNLDIPGGEEGGGTRFCDGLTGVDEDQKPATGQPNSSSHSANTVTGWQAGATHTCSDCGHSFPHATGLLSHRPCHPPGIYQCSLCPKEFDSLPALRSHFQNHRPGEATSAQPFLCCLCGMIFPGRAGYRLHRRQAHSSSGMTEGEEEEGEEEGAAEAAPARSPPLQLSEAELLNQLQREVEALDSAGYGHICGCCGQTYDDLGSLERHHQSQSSGTAADKAPSPLGVAGDATEMVVGSVLEDIVTSVSGEGGDAKSQEGAGTPLGDGLCMQGGESLLEAQPRPFRCNQCGKTYRHGGSLVNHRKIHQTGDFLCPVCSRCYPNLAAYRNHLRNHPRCKGSEPQVGSTPEGGSSKPQHMAEEGLGQAEVEKLQEKLKVEPLEEVAGVKEEVWEETTVKGEEIEPRLETAEKGCQTEASSERPFSCEVCGRSYKHAGSLINHRQSHQTGHFGCQACSKGFSNLMSLKNHRRIHADPRRFRCSECGKAFRLRKQLASHQRVHMERRGGGGTRKPTREDRPFRCGQCGRTYRHAGSLLNHRRSHETGQYSCPTCPKTYSNRMALKDHQRLHSENRRRRAGRSRRSAVRCALCGRGFPGRGSLERHLREHEEETEREPANGQGGLDGTASEANLAGSQGLEAQLGGAEPVPQLEDGVQRPGERSQSPIRAASSEAPEPLSWDAGKAGGWPVGGGLGNHSGGWVPQFLTRSEEPEDSVHRSPCHAGDCQLNGPTLSHMDSWDNRDNSSQLQPGSHSSSCSQCGKTYCQSGSLLNHNTHKTDRHYCLLCSKEFLNPVATKSHNHIDAHTFTCPDCGKAFESHQELASHLQAHALGHSQVPAQMEEARDPKARTGEDEVVLPGQGKAREAPSETPGSPGESVERARGGQVVTFMAAEDKERPFRCAQCGRSYRHAGSLLNHQKAHTTGLYPCSLCPKLLPNLLSLKNHSRIHTDPKRHCCSICGKAFRTAARLEGHGRVHAPREGPFTCPHCPRHFRRRISFVQHQQQHQEEWTVANSGAPVAPATGRGDLSLPPPPTPTTPLLDPSPQWPADLSFSL, from the exons ATGGAGGACGCACCCCCCTCACTCAGCTGTTCTGACTGTCAGCGCCACTTTCCCAGCCTCCCAGAGCTGTCTCGGCACCGAGAACTGCTCCATCCATCTTCCAACAAGGACAGTGAGGAGGCTGACAGCATCCCTCGGCCCTACCGTTGTCAGCAGTGTGGGCGGGGCTACCGTCACCCCGGGAGCCTGGTCAACCATCGTCGGACCCACGAGACTGGCCTTTTCCCCTGTACCACCTGTGGAAAGGACTTCTCCAATCCCATGGCTCTCAAGAGCCACATGAGGACTCATGCTCCTGAGGGCCGCCGCAGGCACAGGCCCCCACGCCCCAAGGAAGCCACTCCACGCCTCCAGGGTGAGACGGTGTCCACTGACTCCTGGGGCCAAAGGCTTAGCTCTGGTGAAGGCTGGGAAAACCAGACAAAACATACGGAAGAGACACCTGACTGTGAATCTGTACCGGACTCCAGGGCAGCTTCGGGTACGTGGGAAGATCTGCCCACCAGACAAAGAGAAGGCTTGGCAAGCCAGCCAGGTTCTGAGGATGCTGCAGACGGCTGGGGACCCTCCACCAACTCTGCCAGagcccctcctctccccaccccagccagcagccttCTTAGCAACTTGGAACAGTATCTGGCTGAATCAGTAGTGAACTTCACAGCGGGCCAGGAGCCCACCCAGTCCCCTCCTGCCGAGGAGGAGCGGCGGTACAAATGTAGTCAGTGTGGCAAGACCTACAAGCACGCCGGGAGCCTCACTAACCACCGCCAGAGCCACACGCTGGGCATCTACCCCTGTGCCATCTGCTTCAAGGAGTTCTCTAACCTCATGGCTCTGAAGAACCACTCTCGACTGCATGCCCAGTATCGGCCTTACCACTGTCCCCACTGCCCCCGTGCCTTCCGGCTCCCCCGGGAGCTGCTGGAACACCAGCAGTCCCATGAGGGTGAAAGGCAGGAGCCACCCTGGGAGGAGAAAGGGATGCCCACCACCAATGGGCACACAGACGAGAGCAGCCGGGACCAGCTCCCCAGTGCACAGATGCTGAATGGCTGTGCAGAGCTTAGCACCTCTGGGgagctggaggacagtggcctggAGGAATACCGGCCTTTCCGCTGTGGGGACTGTGGCCGTACTTACCGCCATGCCGGGAGCCTCATCAACCATCGAAAGAGCCACCAGACAGGTGTCTACCCCTGCTCGCTCTGTTCTAAGCAGCTGTTCAATGCGGCTGCTCTCAAAAACCATGTGCGGGCTCATCACAGGCCCAGGCAAGGAGCTGGGGAAAATGGGCAGCCATCAGTGCCACCAGCTCGCCTGCTGCTGACTGAGACCACCCACAAAGAGGAAGAGgaccccaccaccaccctggACCATCGGCCCTATAAGTGCAGTGAGTGTGGTCGTGCTTACCGCCACCGGGGGAGCCTGGTGAACCATCGCCACAGCCATCGGACTGGAGAGTACCAGTGCTCACTGTGTCCCCGCAAGTACCCCAATCTCATGGCCCTGCGCAACCATGTGCGGGTACATTGCAAGGCTGCTCGCCGAAGTGCAGACATCGGGGCCGAGGGTGCCCCCAGCCACCTCAAGGTAGAACTCCCGCCTGACCCAGTAGAGGCAGAGGCAGCCCCGCACACAGATCAGGACCACGTGTGCAAACATGAAGAAGAGGCCACAGACATCACGCCAGCAGCAGACAGGACAGCAGCACATACCTGTAGCATCTGTGGGCTGCTCTTTGAAGACCCTGAGAGCCTTGAACGTCATGGCCTGACTCATGGGGCAGGGGAAAAGGAAAATAGCAGGACAGAGACCACAGTGTCACCTCCTCGGGCCTTCGCCTGCCGAGACTGTGGAAAGAGCTATCGCCACTCCGGCAGCCTTATCAACCACAGGCAGACCCACCAGACAGGAGACTTCAGTTGTGGGGCCTGTGCCAAGCACTTCCACACCATGGCTGCCATGAAGAACCACTTGCGCCGGCACAGTCGGCGGCGGAGCAGGCGGCATCGGAAGCGGGCTGGTGGTGCCAGTGGTGGGGGAGAAGCCAAACTCCTGGCAGCAGGGAGCTGGACCCGGGAGCTAGAAGACAATGAAGGCCTGGACTCTCCCCAAGACCCTTCAGGGGAAAGTCCTCATGGGGCGGAAGGCAACCTGGAAAGTGATGGGGGCTGTTTGCAGGCTGAATCTGAAGGGGACAAATGTGGGCTTGAGAGGGATGAGACCCATTTCCAGGGTGATAAAGAGAGTGGAGGCACTGGGGAAGGACTGGAAAGGAAGGATGCCAGTTTACTTGACAATTTGGACATCCCAGGAGGTGAGGAAGGTGGTGGGACCCGCTTCTGCGATGGCCTCACTGGCGTGGATGAAGACCAGAAGCCAGCCACTGGCCAACCCAACTCCTCTTCCCACTCTGCCAACACTGTCACTGGCTGGCAGGCTGGGGCCACTCACACATGCTCTGACTGTGGGCATTCTTTCCCCCATGCCACTGGCCTGCTGAGCCACAGGCCCTGCCACCCACCAGGCATCTATCAGTGCTCCCTCTGCCCGAAGGAGTTTGACTCTCTGCCTGCCCTCCGCAGCCACTTCCAGAACCATAGGCCCGGGGAGGCGACCTCAGCACAGCCTTTCCTCTGCTGCCTCTGCGGCATGATCTTCCCCGGGCGGGCTGGCTACAGGCTTCACCGGCGCCAGGCCCACAGCTCCTCTGGCATGActgagggggaagaggaggagggagaagaggaaggagcgGCAGAGGCAGCCCCTGCACGCAGCCCGCCACTGCAGCTCTCGGAAGCAGAGCTGCTGAATCAGCTGCAGCGGGAGGTGGAAGCACTGGACAGTGCAGGGTATGGGCACATCTGTGGCTGCTGCGGGCAGACCTACGATGACCTGGGGAGCCTGGAGCGCCACCACCAAAGTCAAAGTTCTGGGACTGCTGCAGACAAGGCTCCCAGCCCCTTGGGAGTGGCAGGTGATGCCACGGAGATGGTTGTGGGCAGTGTCTTGGAGGACATAGTGACTTCTGTCTCTGGAGAGGGTGGAGATGCCAAGTCTCAAGAGGGAGCAGGCACCCCCTTGGGAGACGGCCTCTGCATGCAGGGAGGGGAAAGTTTGCTGGAGGCTCAGCCCCGCCCCTTCCGCTGCAACCAGTGTGGCAAGACCTATCGCCATGGGGGCAGCCTGGTGAACCACCGAAAGATCCACCAGACTGGAGACTTTCTCTGCCCTGTCTGCTCCCGCTGCTACCCCAACCTGGCTGCCTACCGTAATCATCTGCGGAACCACCCTCGCTGCAAAGGCTCTGAGCCCCAG GTTGGGTCCACCCCAGAAGGAGGCAGCAGCAAGCCCCAGCACATGGCAGAGGAGGGACTGGGGCAGGCAGAAGTCGAGAAGCTCCAGGAAAAACTTAAAGTGGAGCCCCTGGAGGAAGTGGCCGGGGTGAAAGAAGAGGTGTGGGAGGAGACCACTGTGAAAGGGGAGGAGAtagagcccaggctggagactgCCGAGAAGGGCTGCCAGACTGAAGCCAGCTCTGAGCGGCCCTTCAGCTGTGAGGTGTGTGGCCGATCCTACAAGCATGCCGGCAGCCTCATCAACCACCGGCAGAGCCACCAGACCGGCCACTTCGGCTGTCAGGCCTGCTCCAAGGGCTTCTCAAACCTCATGTCCCTCAAGAACCACCGGCGCATCCATGCAGATCCCCGACGTTTCCGCTGCAGTGAGTGTGGGAAGGCCTTCCGCCTGCGGAAACAGCTGGCCAGCCACCAGCGGGTCCACATGGAGCGACGTGGGGGTGGGGGCACCCGAAAGCCGACTCGGGAAGATCGGCCCTTCCGCTGTGGGCAGTGCGGGCGGACCTATCGCCATGCTGGCAGCCTCCTGAACCACCGGCGCAGCCACGAGACGGGCCAGTACAGCTGCCCCACCTGCCCCAAGACCTACTCCAACCGCATGGCCCTGAAGGACCACCAGAGGCTACACTCGGAGAATCGGCGGCGGCGGGCTGGACGGTCCAGGCGCTCAGCTGTGCGTTGCGCCCTCTGTGGCCGCGGCTTCCCTGGCCGGGGATCTCTGGAACGGCACCTGCGGGAGCATGAGGAGGAGACAGAAAGGGAGCCAGCCAATGGCCAGGGAGGCCTGGATGGCACAGCCAGTGAGGCGAACCTGGCTGGTAGCCAGGGACTAGAGGCCCAATTGGGTGGTGCTGAGCCAGTACCCCAGCTGGAGGATGGAGTCCAGAGACCAGGGGAGCGCAGTCAGAGCCCCATCAGGGCAGCAAGCTCAGAAGCCCCAGAGCCACTGTCCTGGGATGCAGGGAAGGCAGGTGGGTGGCCAGTAGGTGGGGGACTGGGAAATCACAGTGGAGGCTGGGTTCCTCAGTTCCTGACCAGGTCAGAGGAGCCAGAGGACAGTGTCCACAGGAGTCCTTGCCATGCTGGTGACTGCCAGCTCAATGGACCTACTCTGAGTCACATggatagctgggacaacagagaCAATAGCTCTCAGCTGCAGCCAGGGAGCCACTCCTCCTCTTGCAGCCAGTGCGGCAAGACTTACTGCCAATCGGGCAGCCTCTTGAACCACAACACCCACAAGACAGACCGACACTATTGCCTGCTCTGCTCCAAGGAGTTCTTGAATCCTGTGGCCACAAAGAGCCACAACCACATAGATGCCCACACCTTTACCTGTCCTGACTGTGGCAAGGCCTTTGAGTCCCACCAGGAACTGGCCAGCCACCTGCAGGCTCATGCCCTGGGCCACAGCCAGGTGCCAGCCCAGATGGAGGAGGCCAGAGATCCCAAAGCCAGAactggggaggatgaggtggtTCTCCCTGGTCAAGGGAAAGCCCGGGAGGCCCCATCAGAAACCCCGGGAAGCCCAGGAGAGAGTGTGGAGAGAGCCAGGGGAGGACAAGTGGTGACGTTCATGGCAGCTGAGGACAAGGAGCGGCCCTTCCGCTGCGCCCAGTGCGGGCGCTCCTACCGCCACGCCGGCAGCCTACTGAACCACCAGAAGGCCCACACCACAGGGTTGTACCCCTGCTCCCTCTGTCCCAAACTTCTCCCTAACCTGCTGTCTCTTAAGAACCACAGCAGGATCCACACGGACCCCAAGCGCCACTGCTGCAGCATCTGTGGCAAGGCCTTCCGAACAGCTGCCCGGCTGGAGGGTCACGGGCGGGTCCACGCACCCCGGGAGGGGCCTTTCACCTGTCCCCATTGTCCCCGCCACTTCCGCCGCCGAATCAGCTTTGTGCAGCACCAGCAGCAGCACCAGGAGGAGTGGACAGTGGCCAACTCTG gaGCCCCAGTGGCACCAGCGACGGGCAGAGGGGACTTGTCATtgccccctccacccacccccacgACCCCACTCCTGGATCCTTCACCCCAGTGGCCTGCAGACCTCAGCTTCTCCCTCTGA